A single genomic interval of Bacillus smithii harbors:
- the istB gene encoding IS21-like element helper ATPase IstB, whose amino-acid sequence MMKDMLIERLQKLGWHHTAHQLDHLLEDASRDNVSYSEFLNTIVLQEIEYQESQQLEKRMKRAKLPYIKTIHDFDFSFQPSISEKRVKETLTCRFIANGENRILLGPPGVGKTHLAISFAIEAITQGYTALFLTADDLVAECRKANKKGTLQRLVNRWGRPDVLIIDEVGYFPFDELTANVFFQVISKRYEQGAMILTSNKSYLEWGKVFGDDVLATAILDRLLHHAITFNIKGDSYRLREKKKAGLYPAQLSN is encoded by the coding sequence ATGATGAAGGATATGTTAATTGAACGATTACAAAAGCTTGGTTGGCACCACACAGCCCACCAACTGGATCATTTATTAGAAGACGCTTCTAGAGATAATGTATCATATTCTGAATTCCTAAACACTATTGTTTTACAAGAGATTGAATATCAAGAGTCTCAGCAACTAGAAAAGCGAATGAAACGAGCAAAACTACCTTATATCAAAACGATTCATGATTTTGATTTTTCCTTTCAACCAAGTATCAGTGAAAAGAGAGTAAAAGAAACGCTTACCTGTCGGTTTATTGCCAACGGGGAAAATCGAATTTTACTAGGCCCACCGGGTGTTGGGAAAACACATTTAGCCATTTCCTTTGCGATCGAAGCCATTACTCAAGGATACACCGCTTTATTTTTAACCGCAGACGATTTAGTGGCAGAATGCCGAAAGGCAAACAAAAAAGGGACTCTCCAACGTTTAGTCAATCGTTGGGGTCGCCCAGACGTACTCATTATAGATGAGGTAGGATATTTTCCTTTTGATGAACTAACGGCGAATGTGTTTTTTCAAGTCATATCGAAACGATATGAACAAGGAGCGATGATTCTTACATCGAATAAATCCTATCTCGAATGGGGAAAAGTATTCGGCGATGATGTATTAGCTACAGCCATTTTAGATCGTCTTTTACATCATGCCATTACCTTTAACATTAAAGGAGATTCTTACCGCCTACGAGAAAAGAAAAAAGCAGGTCTTTATCCTGCCCAGTTATCGAATTAA